A single region of the Rhodococcus sp. W8901 genome encodes:
- a CDS encoding UvrD-helicase domain-containing protein, translating to MPPLNFTRAQRALIRTKSSIYVEACPGAGKTQAIVQRFIDRPASDPRRGVGLISFTNAVIDEARTRCSADPALLQVPNFVGTIDSFINRFVVGPVFRSRKGISPSFRDTWATVPGTTVQAHGLRAELDWFSFDAAGTAKFRIKRVPWESRGWLASQEPWKTDALESKASALWLSLVRKGILDAEASRVCLAEYLRGSYRERLAEVLSARFSEVIVDEVQDCSREDVAVLKLLLDSGVRLIMVGDPDQAIYGFRQDTGETQLDTLLDQVPHGERLNGNFRSSPAICRAVDSLRYGGASDDPVGKDKDVDHPVYLLSYTAEHDARQAIGQLLDRLSVDRREMVVLAHHADKARKLAGSAKSPSPKSNKLVRLAMLIHRIQDKESFGPDRARALRLLERYLQELCPDELAALTFDAYLDDRRLTASQFRERCLRLAVGSVPPFSCSPSQFKTYLLSQEESQHVLGWSLEGVRRPDGDVWPIEPDAAAEAFAYSTVHGYKGLQAPAVALVVPKPSRSREEDGVQQWCADEPGEARRVLYVGASRAQELLVIAAHRDVYDPISKVLSKDGVNAHVILGETTG from the coding sequence ATGCCGCCCCTAAACTTCACTCGCGCCCAGCGTGCCCTCATCAGGACGAAGTCATCGATCTATGTAGAGGCATGCCCAGGGGCGGGAAAGACCCAGGCGATCGTCCAGCGATTTATCGACCGGCCGGCGAGCGATCCTCGACGCGGAGTCGGTCTCATCTCGTTCACCAACGCCGTGATCGATGAGGCGCGCACACGATGCAGCGCTGATCCGGCGCTTCTGCAGGTTCCCAACTTCGTGGGCACCATCGACAGCTTCATCAATCGATTCGTCGTAGGTCCGGTATTTCGCTCACGCAAAGGTATCTCGCCATCCTTCCGTGACACTTGGGCGACGGTGCCAGGAACAACAGTGCAAGCACACGGGCTTAGGGCAGAACTCGACTGGTTCTCCTTCGACGCCGCGGGTACCGCGAAATTCCGGATCAAGCGCGTGCCATGGGAAAGCAGGGGATGGCTGGCAAGCCAAGAGCCCTGGAAGACCGACGCGTTGGAATCCAAGGCCTCAGCACTCTGGCTTTCCCTGGTGCGCAAGGGCATCCTCGACGCGGAGGCCTCGCGGGTGTGTCTGGCGGAGTACCTCCGGGGAAGCTATCGCGAGCGTCTCGCAGAGGTGTTGAGTGCGCGTTTCTCCGAAGTCATCGTCGACGAAGTCCAGGACTGTAGCCGTGAAGACGTTGCCGTGCTGAAGCTACTTCTCGATTCCGGCGTGCGATTGATCATGGTCGGTGATCCAGACCAAGCGATCTATGGATTCCGACAAGACACAGGCGAGACGCAACTGGACACTCTCCTGGATCAGGTGCCCCACGGCGAACGATTGAACGGAAATTTCCGTAGTTCGCCGGCCATCTGCCGAGCGGTCGACAGCCTGCGCTATGGCGGTGCGTCCGACGATCCGGTCGGAAAAGACAAAGACGTTGATCATCCTGTGTACCTGCTGTCGTACACCGCCGAGCATGATGCGCGACAGGCGATCGGACAGCTCCTCGACCGCCTCAGCGTCGACCGCAGAGAGATGGTGGTCCTGGCGCACCACGCTGACAAGGCACGAAAGCTAGCAGGCTCCGCGAAATCGCCTAGCCCGAAGAGCAACAAACTCGTCCGCTTGGCCATGCTGATCCACCGGATACAGGACAAGGAGTCCTTCGGTCCGGATCGCGCGCGAGCATTGCGGTTGCTGGAGCGATATCTGCAGGAACTCTGCCCGGACGAGCTTGCTGCGCTCACCTTCGACGCGTATCTCGATGATCGCCGACTGACAGCCTCGCAGTTCCGTGAGCGATGCCTGCGGTTGGCTGTGGGATCTGTGCCTCCGTTCAGTTGTAGCCCGTCGCAGTTCAAAACGTATCTGCTCTCGCAGGAGGAGAGCCAACACGTCCTTGGATGGTCGCTGGAGGGAGTCCGCAGACCCGACGGCGATGTGTGGCCTATCGAACCGGACGCGGCCGCAGAGGCGTTCGCATACTCGACCGTCCACGGCTATAAGGGTCTTCAAGCGCCCGCCGTGGCGTTGGTTGTTCCCAAACCCTCCAGGTCTCGTGAGGAAGATGGGGTGCAACAGTGGTGTGCCGACGAGCCCGGTGAAGCTCGCCGCGTCCTGTATGTGGGCGCCTCCCGAGCACAAGAATTGCTCGTGATCGCGGCTCATCGAGACGTCTATGACCCGATCTCAAAGGTCTTGAGCAAGGACGGCGTGAATGCACACGTCATTCTGGGTGAGACCACGGGGTAA
- a CDS encoding LppA family lipoprotein, with protein MNRRTLPLLAALATTVTILTTGCGDLETMGNPYNHTDEEIAAAAALLPTLPSLEDTEKQITEAVVQIADAATAIAPELQWEWRRERSQSSCGGAFGKTDGLEIQLQMYVSLTPISDADWPRILQAAHDIAAPLGITQLTVRVDKPGKHDVVLTSDDGSRIFLGSDVRAVISAQTGCRLPTEQTDPTP; from the coding sequence ATGAACCGACGAACCCTGCCGCTGCTGGCGGCGCTGGCAACAACCGTGACAATCCTGACCACCGGATGCGGAGACCTCGAGACCATGGGCAACCCCTACAACCACACCGACGAGGAGATCGCCGCCGCGGCCGCCCTGCTGCCCACTCTGCCCTCACTCGAGGACACCGAGAAGCAGATCACCGAGGCCGTGGTGCAGATCGCCGACGCCGCCACAGCCATCGCACCGGAACTGCAGTGGGAGTGGCGACGCGAGCGGAGCCAGTCCAGCTGCGGCGGCGCGTTCGGCAAGACCGACGGGCTCGAGATCCAACTGCAGATGTACGTCTCTCTCACCCCGATCTCCGACGCAGACTGGCCCCGTATCCTCCAGGCCGCCCACGACATCGCCGCACCCCTCGGCATCACCCAGCTGACCGTGCGCGTCGACAAGCCGGGCAAGCACGACGTGGTGCTCACCAGCGATGACGGCAGCCGGATCTTCCTCGGCTCGGACGTGCGCGCCGTCATCAGCGCCCAAACCGGCTGCCGTCTCCCCACCGAGCAGACCGACCCGACCCCGTAA
- a CDS encoding YbaB/EbfC family nucleoid-associated protein produces MTHSAPLDDLAVNARRVHEAVTLVRGRAQSAGGHVTTEVDATGRITALTITDTALAGGAAALAAIVTETHRAACTEAEGAAQALRGELAADPRVAQVIAGTRTTARAAPRHHPGPEEDDDAYYATRSILRSI; encoded by the coding sequence ATGACCCACAGCGCACCACTCGACGACCTCGCCGTGAATGCACGCCGAGTTCACGAGGCAGTGACACTCGTACGCGGACGGGCCCAATCCGCGGGCGGGCACGTCACCACCGAAGTCGACGCCACCGGCCGCATCACCGCGCTGACCATCACCGACACCGCCCTCGCGGGCGGCGCCGCCGCGCTCGCGGCGATCGTCACCGAAACCCACCGCGCAGCATGCACCGAAGCGGAGGGAGCAGCCCAAGCCCTTCGTGGCGAGTTGGCTGCGGATCCCCGAGTCGCACAGGTCATCGCCGGAACACGCACCACCGCCCGCGCTGCGCCTCGCCACCACCCCGGACCTGAGGAAGACGACGACGCGTACTACGCCACCAGGTCGATCCTCCGGAGCATCTGA
- a CDS encoding nucleotidyltransferase family protein: protein MARDAGELVLPIPLPELREILRRYGVVETYVFGSYARGTARPDSDLDLLVTLGPDADPWEFLSLADELERRLPAGADVVTNINRHFWLYIEPDLVRIL from the coding sequence ATGGCCCGTGACGCCGGAGAACTGGTGCTACCGATCCCGCTGCCGGAGCTGCGGGAGATATTGCGTCGCTACGGGGTTGTCGAGACGTATGTGTTCGGGAGCTATGCGCGGGGTACCGCCCGCCCGGACAGTGACCTCGATCTACTCGTCACCTTGGGGCCGGATGCAGACCCGTGGGAGTTCCTGAGCCTGGCCGACGAGCTGGAACGAAGGCTGCCCGCAGGGGCGGACGTCGTCACGAACATCAACCGACATTTCTGGCTCTATATCGAACCGGATCTCGTACGGATCCTGTGA
- a CDS encoding alpha/beta hydrolase, with amino-acid sequence MVTLSQLRAWRPDELAAAGTAVAASNRTFGDAMNATGSHFTDALSSWQGAAAEAAGSRSATEQDAARRIATAVTAQADALTNAAASIGPARLTALSIADEAIASGFAVADDGRVGAPPFVSGNPVADLLIQAQLGEQATVLEARLMPALATVGELDARAGAALDTATAQLGDPGAARAGNLGTDGLPEPIPGATAADNKKYWDSLTEDQRRRIIDEHPDWVGNRDGIPSSVRHEANVSRFDDERSRLEAERDRLQTNLDDNFFGGTFTNDDAALWYTEQKLRDLDEIEGIVADNPDGRLMLLDLQSGERGMAAFAVGDPDTADHISVTTPGLNTNIDGSFNGMVDEAKNLRSEAEEQLEAVGRDETVASIAWLGYEPPQADTGASNAFMDGVRGYGDVVQTDRANAGAAKLAGFYDGLDVASTHPDPHITALGHSYGSLTTGLALQDPGPGQPIDDAVFYGSPGINAGDESDLGLAEGHGYVMEADGDVLIPEAGKIHVFGPDPSTSDFEQLSVNAGTSPDGVMRDGVGSHSEYPTLGNNGELRMSGYNMASIVAGLPEQVVR; translated from the coding sequence ATGGTCACACTGTCGCAGTTGCGCGCATGGCGCCCGGACGAGCTCGCCGCCGCCGGCACCGCGGTCGCCGCATCGAACCGCACCTTCGGCGACGCAATGAACGCGACCGGATCGCACTTCACCGACGCACTGTCGAGTTGGCAGGGCGCTGCCGCCGAGGCCGCCGGATCACGCTCCGCGACGGAACAGGACGCGGCCCGCCGCATCGCGACAGCGGTCACCGCCCAGGCCGACGCATTGACGAATGCCGCGGCCTCGATCGGTCCCGCCCGACTCACCGCCCTCTCGATCGCCGACGAGGCGATCGCCTCCGGATTCGCGGTCGCCGACGACGGCCGGGTCGGCGCCCCACCGTTCGTCAGCGGTAACCCGGTCGCAGACCTGCTGATTCAGGCACAACTGGGCGAACAAGCGACCGTGCTCGAGGCCCGACTGATGCCCGCTCTCGCGACGGTCGGCGAACTCGACGCCCGTGCCGGCGCCGCCCTGGACACCGCGACCGCCCAGCTCGGCGACCCCGGTGCGGCCCGAGCGGGGAACCTCGGAACCGATGGGCTCCCCGAGCCGATACCCGGTGCCACGGCCGCCGACAACAAGAAGTACTGGGACTCGCTCACCGAGGACCAGCGACGCCGGATCATCGACGAGCATCCGGACTGGGTCGGCAACCGCGACGGTATCCCCTCCTCCGTGCGTCACGAGGCGAACGTGAGCCGGTTCGACGACGAACGCTCCCGCCTCGAAGCCGAACGCGACCGCCTGCAGACGAACCTCGACGACAACTTCTTCGGCGGCACGTTCACCAACGACGACGCGGCGCTCTGGTACACCGAGCAGAAACTGCGCGACCTCGACGAAATCGAGGGCATCGTGGCGGACAACCCCGACGGCCGCCTGATGCTGCTCGATCTGCAGTCCGGCGAACGCGGCATGGCTGCGTTCGCCGTCGGCGACCCCGACACCGCCGACCACATCTCCGTCACCACCCCCGGACTGAACACCAACATCGACGGCTCCTTCAACGGCATGGTCGACGAGGCAAAAAACCTGCGGAGCGAGGCGGAAGAGCAACTCGAAGCCGTCGGTCGGGACGAGACTGTAGCGAGCATCGCGTGGTTGGGATACGAACCACCGCAGGCGGACACCGGCGCGTCGAATGCGTTCATGGACGGCGTACGCGGCTACGGCGATGTCGTCCAGACTGATCGTGCGAACGCGGGCGCCGCGAAGCTCGCCGGGTTCTACGACGGCCTCGATGTCGCGTCGACGCATCCGGACCCGCACATCACCGCCCTCGGGCATTCCTACGGATCCTTGACTACCGGTCTGGCCCTGCAGGACCCCGGACCCGGCCAACCCATCGACGACGCCGTGTTCTACGGATCACCTGGCATCAACGCCGGCGACGAATCCGACCTCGGCCTCGCCGAAGGACACGGCTACGTGATGGAGGCGGACGGCGACGTCCTGATCCCCGAAGCTGGCAAGATTCACGTGTTCGGACCCGACCCCAGCACCTCCGATTTCGAACAACTCTCCGTCAACGCAGGCACCAGCCCCGACGGCGTAATGCGAGATGGCGTCGGGTCGCACAGTGAATACCCAACACTCGGCAACAACGGGGAGCTTCGAATGTCGGGATACAACATGGCCTCGATCGTGGCCGGACTACCCGAACAGGTCGTGCGCTGA
- a CDS encoding type VII secretion target, with protein MGDPLGVNTEALRSLAASLTGEADRISGIDPSGPIDAATAAMPGSSVGAAAARAGHPLLRSYRDAAERLRQMAATAEANARVYDDADHAFRRALDTTAGGL; from the coding sequence TTGGGAGATCCGCTGGGTGTCAACACCGAGGCGTTGCGTTCGCTCGCTGCGTCGTTGACAGGCGAGGCCGATCGGATCTCGGGCATCGACCCGTCGGGTCCGATCGACGCCGCCACCGCCGCAATGCCGGGATCGTCGGTCGGTGCGGCCGCGGCCCGCGCCGGGCACCCGCTGCTCCGGTCCTACCGCGACGCCGCCGAGCGGCTGCGTCAGATGGCAGCCACCGCGGAGGCGAACGCCCGCGTCTACGACGACGCCGACCACGCCTTCCGCCGCGCTCTCGACACCACGGCCGGGGGCCTCTAG
- a CDS encoding ParB/Srx family N-terminal domain-containing protein, producing the protein MHLARRTAFTALAVATLAAPGAVGLATAAPHTVAQRAPICDGAGAFGSLSTGSLSTGSLPGTDYLCAQPGDLLDVRIGDVHATQPSLGYDEVYYKLGRYTLGKDAINKKFDDWCEANGQAKAATAAPTATLADPASFTCEVPVGQETEDTIAPMKTVVIGPGGALYLTDGHHTLTSFYELADGGPNLHVRLRVLDNLSQLSTQDFWAEMKKGKWVWDRDVDGHTVPVEQLPAGVGLANFADDKYRSLMYFSRDIGFTAGTIPFQEFYWGAWVRETSGIDLTDWNRNDLAGYLDTVQRATRAQTALPADSAVQSGFTARELGVLPQWNDGKAESKGEFAKLSKPYSDDKPGKIAYAIEYKRSLSR; encoded by the coding sequence ATGCACCTCGCCCGTCGCACCGCGTTCACGGCCCTCGCCGTTGCCACCCTCGCCGCTCCGGGTGCAGTGGGCCTGGCCACTGCTGCTCCGCACACCGTCGCGCAGCGGGCCCCGATCTGCGACGGAGCGGGCGCGTTCGGTTCGCTGTCGACGGGGTCGCTGTCCACCGGTTCCCTGCCGGGCACCGACTATCTGTGCGCCCAGCCCGGTGATCTGCTCGACGTGCGCATCGGCGACGTCCACGCCACGCAGCCGTCGCTCGGCTACGACGAGGTCTACTACAAGCTCGGCCGCTACACCCTCGGCAAGGATGCGATCAACAAGAAGTTCGACGACTGGTGCGAGGCCAACGGCCAAGCGAAGGCTGCGACCGCCGCGCCGACGGCCACTCTCGCCGATCCCGCGTCGTTCACGTGCGAGGTGCCGGTGGGACAGGAGACCGAGGACACGATCGCGCCGATGAAGACCGTCGTGATCGGCCCGGGTGGAGCGCTGTATCTGACCGACGGCCACCACACGTTGACGTCGTTCTACGAACTGGCCGACGGCGGCCCGAACCTGCACGTCCGCCTGCGGGTGCTCGACAATCTCAGCCAGCTCTCCACCCAGGACTTCTGGGCCGAGATGAAGAAGGGCAAGTGGGTGTGGGACCGCGATGTGGACGGCCATACGGTTCCGGTGGAGCAACTTCCGGCCGGTGTCGGGCTCGCCAACTTCGCCGATGACAAGTACCGCAGCCTGATGTACTTCTCGCGGGACATCGGTTTCACCGCCGGCACCATCCCGTTCCAGGAGTTCTACTGGGGTGCCTGGGTCCGCGAGACGTCCGGCATCGACCTGACCGACTGGAACCGCAACGACCTCGCCGGCTACCTCGACACCGTCCAGCGCGCCACCCGGGCGCAGACCGCGCTTCCGGCCGACTCCGCGGTCCAGAGCGGCTTCACCGCCCGCGAACTCGGCGTCCTCCCCCAGTGGAACGACGGCAAGGCCGAATCGAAGGGCGAGTTCGCGAAGCTGTCGAAGCCGTACTCGGACGACAAGCCCGGAAAGATCGCCTACGCAATCGAATACAAGCGCAGCCTCTCCCGCTGA
- a CDS encoding recombinase family protein — MSTTKQDLERQIVALTAAGIATDRIYVDRKSGATTDRPGLSALLKYARAGDVIVTHTLDRLGRNVRDTLNLIHDLREREIGVRNLADPIRIDSTNPDDPIGQLAVVLLALFAQMERTYTLERAAHARDVATAKGRRTGRPSVVTESQLAHAIQLRDSGATAAEIVAKTGLTRSTLYRHLPRRVAEQFPVVVGPPTPESSTKPPPLASTVAAAAGSPVADRLTCPTCGYRPSTRQDVTAHRDDLDTVWLHLDPPGEISERRHCVRCQPREQVVAVTCERCGDGPLVAGVGVSADGAMPAAVLRWLEGRQWSTAPELVCGRHGYQTDRWCRDRT, encoded by the coding sequence GTGTCTACGACCAAGCAGGACCTTGAACGGCAGATTGTTGCCCTGACCGCCGCGGGCATAGCGACGGACCGCATCTACGTGGATCGAAAATCCGGAGCCACCACCGACCGTCCTGGACTGTCGGCGCTGCTCAAGTACGCTCGTGCCGGCGACGTCATCGTTACGCATACTCTCGATCGGCTCGGGCGGAACGTGCGCGACACCTTGAACCTCATTCACGATCTACGTGAGCGTGAGATCGGGGTTCGCAACCTCGCGGACCCGATCCGAATCGACTCGACTAATCCAGATGATCCGATCGGTCAGCTGGCAGTGGTGTTGCTGGCACTGTTTGCGCAGATGGAACGCACGTACACACTAGAGCGCGCTGCGCACGCTCGCGATGTCGCCACTGCGAAGGGGCGGCGCACTGGTCGGCCGTCGGTAGTTACCGAATCTCAACTCGCCCACGCGATCCAGTTGAGGGACTCGGGGGCCACCGCCGCCGAGATCGTTGCCAAGACTGGTCTGACGCGCTCAACCCTGTACCGGCACTTGCCGCGGAGAGTTGCCGAGCAGTTCCCTGTCGTTGTGGGCCCGCCGACGCCTGAGTCTTCGACCAAGCCCCCGCCGCTGGCCTCGACGGTTGCCGCTGCTGCAGGTAGTCCCGTGGCCGACAGATTGACATGCCCCACGTGCGGCTACCGGCCATCGACGCGACAAGATGTGACTGCACATCGCGACGACCTCGACACGGTCTGGCTGCACCTTGACCCGCCCGGTGAGATCAGCGAGCGCCGACACTGTGTCCGGTGCCAGCCTCGTGAACAGGTCGTCGCGGTCACGTGCGAGCGATGTGGGGACGGGCCTCTGGTTGCTGGCGTCGGCGTCAGCGCAGACGGCGCGATGCCGGCGGCAGTGCTGCGTTGGCTCGAAGGCCGACAGTGGTCAACTGCACCGGAATTGGTGTGCGGAAGACACGGATACCAGACAGATCGGTGGTGTCGAGACCGCACCTGA
- a CDS encoding ATP-dependent nuclease, whose protein sequence is MYLRSFTIEGFRSCGKVTIPLGPTVTLLVGENNAGKSNIIEALRLATAPLSGRRTRYFEIDDVRDGDTEQVLLTSQFSGLTAFQRAHLIGALDLANDDAVHVTRFRPSPDGVRRGRVEHLVGRACSPDPEPEKREQINHVYLAPLRDAQRELDSASGNRLALIMQHLVEESDRNEFVTQAQEALDDLEGHPAVTGVNSGIQGHLSKLTDPVRAQKVHLGFERPRLERLARSLRLKMAEHELRPADLTMSGLGYANLLFMATVILELQNARDSELTLFLVEEPEAHLHPQLQAVLMEFLVDQAATSVRDDREGPAGRIQVIATTHSPNLASALETENVVVVRHGSSGDTGTAVIPLADISLEPNERRKIDQYLDVTRSELLFARSVVLVEGIAEAVLVPVLARHCVFNGSTQSEQQLRRAFRGVSVVNVGSVDFKPYIKLLMQEVNGSRLADRLVVVTDADPALTPEEKRSKNSKSKKRDAAGEEAPQPSPGNINDSLAAEPELASDEDDDNEDNDKVLYNRAADLRALRESLGVGDDLLHIAEAPHTLEADLLVSGTMNHVVLGQAYLDQHPKSQRQWGEITQSSDPAREFYVRLRNSKGLISKGQFAHDVARRIVDGASFECPAYLVEAIAVSVRKPVP, encoded by the coding sequence ATGTACCTTCGGAGCTTCACGATAGAGGGGTTCCGATCGTGCGGAAAGGTCACGATTCCCCTGGGCCCGACGGTGACCTTGCTAGTCGGCGAGAACAATGCAGGCAAGTCCAACATCATCGAAGCGTTGCGATTGGCGACCGCTCCACTGAGCGGGCGGCGGACTCGATACTTCGAGATCGACGATGTGAGGGACGGCGACACAGAGCAGGTGCTCCTGACGTCCCAGTTCTCGGGGTTGACGGCGTTCCAACGCGCGCATCTCATCGGTGCGCTGGACCTTGCGAACGATGACGCTGTCCATGTGACGCGTTTTCGGCCGTCGCCGGACGGTGTCCGCCGGGGGCGTGTCGAGCATCTGGTTGGGCGCGCATGCTCGCCAGATCCTGAACCGGAGAAGCGTGAGCAGATAAATCACGTCTATCTGGCCCCCCTCCGGGATGCACAACGCGAGCTCGATTCAGCTTCGGGGAACCGGCTGGCATTGATAATGCAACATCTTGTCGAGGAGAGCGATCGGAACGAGTTCGTCACGCAGGCGCAGGAAGCGCTGGATGATCTCGAGGGGCACCCGGCTGTCACGGGTGTGAATAGCGGCATTCAGGGGCATTTGTCCAAGCTGACTGATCCGGTGCGCGCGCAGAAGGTTCACCTCGGATTTGAACGACCGCGTCTTGAGCGTCTTGCGCGCAGCTTGCGACTCAAGATGGCTGAGCACGAGCTCAGGCCGGCAGATCTGACCATGTCCGGCCTCGGATACGCCAATTTGCTCTTCATGGCCACAGTGATCCTGGAACTGCAAAATGCCCGAGATTCGGAGCTGACGCTGTTCCTGGTCGAGGAACCGGAAGCACATCTGCATCCGCAGTTGCAGGCCGTGCTCATGGAGTTCCTGGTTGACCAAGCCGCCACGTCAGTGCGCGATGACCGGGAGGGGCCGGCCGGACGGATCCAGGTCATTGCCACGACGCACTCGCCGAACCTGGCGAGTGCCCTGGAGACCGAGAATGTGGTCGTCGTTAGGCATGGATCGAGCGGAGATACCGGCACCGCAGTGATCCCCTTGGCGGACATTTCACTTGAGCCGAACGAACGTCGGAAGATCGATCAGTATCTCGATGTGACCCGCTCGGAGCTGCTGTTCGCCCGGTCGGTGGTACTGGTAGAAGGAATCGCCGAGGCCGTTCTCGTCCCGGTGCTGGCGCGACACTGCGTCTTCAACGGATCCACTCAATCCGAGCAGCAGCTCCGCCGAGCTTTTCGTGGTGTGTCGGTTGTCAACGTCGGCTCCGTCGACTTCAAGCCCTACATCAAGCTGCTGATGCAGGAGGTGAACGGTAGTCGGCTGGCTGACCGCCTGGTCGTGGTCACCGATGCCGATCCAGCACTCACCCCCGAAGAGAAGCGGAGCAAGAACAGCAAGAGCAAAAAGAGAGATGCTGCCGGCGAGGAGGCGCCACAGCCGAGTCCCGGAAACATCAACGACTCACTCGCCGCAGAGCCGGAGTTGGCGTCCGACGAAGACGATGACAACGAGGACAATGACAAGGTCCTGTACAACCGTGCGGCAGACCTACGGGCCCTGCGGGAGTCCCTCGGTGTCGGCGACGACCTACTCCATATAGCGGAAGCTCCACACACCCTCGAAGCTGACCTGCTGGTTTCCGGCACCATGAATCACGTCGTCTTGGGTCAGGCCTACCTCGACCAACACCCAAAATCGCAGCGACAGTGGGGGGAAATCACCCAGAGTTCTGATCCAGCCCGGGAATTCTACGTGCGGTTGCGTAACTCCAAGGGGCTGATCAGCAAGGGCCAATTCGCACACGACGTCGCACGGAGGATCGTCGATGGGGCATCGTTCGAATGCCCGGCTTACCTAGTTGAAGCTATCGCCGTATCGGTCCGGAAGCCGGTTCCGTAA